In Hippoglossus stenolepis isolate QCI-W04-F060 chromosome 13, HSTE1.2, whole genome shotgun sequence, a single genomic region encodes these proteins:
- the rif1 gene encoding telomere-associated protein RIF1 isoform X1: MMATAGPPSSSSLLPLLESLEDSSAGQSEHTDAYLTIANRLSGEEARQFLPAVEKHFSRLGKTILNHITSPNAELSQAALQALGFCVYHSQVVSGVPEDFAAEILSALCSLVVKSTDKNTCTRALWVLSKQSFPPDVVSKKVPSILGTLESVWSRDDIQSVVMEHEALNVIIRLLEQVPAPMGDGAVRWAKLVIPLVVHSASKVRLRAAAAMEMGMPLLLEKQTEVAAIIEPMMSTKLIPELQKLFMSKNETNVLKLWPLFVKLLGKMLHRGGPFINSLLHLEELGFRSSSPTIKKIAFIAWKSLIDNFSLNPDILCSAKRIKLLMQPLASIHVRTEALLLTKVEVWWYLVVQLGPNLAPNFDQVSVPLLQCTIGCDGSSVPATPSRSVTQNGAATPGTPKTTATPGFNSPANTPRMSLNSTVQVPSSFPSIQLLGLEMLLHYFLGPETVATAAKRKLTLSLEPLNHALVSGSSSFTKHAAVLISTLRDGFISVGKDAPDALLNVLWTNLVRFVNMTIESGGSKKDRQGSEVLTLMLQALQSIVTSENLPAHKVLVLLEATVKGVPQRVLGSASYQVGKMDVLNGTPALYLILLLYNSSMLSAYIEDERFFQCLQTLVGCGLSGHTSPLAFAEAVLGAIGGSARSLQSKEQLWRMWSVMVGPLTDTITQSNEVNQGDALEHNFSAMHSALLFPVTHLLRGSPLQQASQKSMLSTWSKLYKVFARCSSLVVTAEENVCCEELCAKMTASIDRDALTVPSTLNAVSSLLQVMVECVDFSPYSPQFQQKLKSPHTPVNWMRKRSKALGNLSTFQSLLVQCLEVYLQAPDASSEATGVSLVSIMSALFTNLVLANVVQEALASLVQPLSLLYKHAASEPPEFTSLLLTKLEKLLGDVLGCVQSRSSLAFNDELLALLSPLLCVLFPLKNKQLRTSVTQFWNATFANSVSLTYPEEIRPILSQVKQKIPIILPGFEVVTVSGDLSGQYSSESSQLETKLSGIPVSSVGKRDSLLGKDKSSTKTSKPVSTKLDFGSPKPPRREVLEEEASIDFVFIPPETKERVLTEHQKEVKRTKRADIPAMYNNLDASLDTTVFTQYTQSQEDSSEKLQTEQTDKVTKEAPDKVPQEDDAEIPARESGDCSSPKETEKETEKHEEMIPEPADVSMEEDAKSDTAEDMDMQSKEGSSPNISSSSDLVSGTPQKPNSRRQSFITLEKYAEGKPASPSSTFTGRLGKSSSSQERSKTSKASPSQASQSPDSLDSQTPGKMDSQNPVNDATESPRRPKDSGIKSEPVRLTERLPSDTTEDEDVIPDTQTDAEDMQPSSQEEELNDSQASMSQASQGETRRSGRRKVKPVLSGEDPEAQGEKSLTKRRRSGEKPNNDSPDSTQSRVTRRSQQLSEEASSKERLRTRAQRDKSETSQTDSQGRAQKKIKLQSNSDESLDNPEPRRGRPRSTREQESSQTVLQSDSESQTQKKRGRPKKVSSEINKEVAVKTKMRDSHEKEQSSQTDTQVVEQKEKDDDEVMNDSQLTTPSPHTGARSQDSEVGEQTEQADHELMNDSQIISSSPQTGTRSQDSEVVEQKEDHELKSDSQMITPSPQTDTRSQEFELVEQTKQDDHELKSDSQMISSSPQTGTRSQEFELVEQTEKDAVKPKDSQILTSSQPDGQSLESELVEETKKEECSISVSTNEAQDGTDTTNELENESEVKGKPKTSDGVDDDLSQEDSEVITPVSSESQSRRRSGRSKAPAESEDKSDSQPSSGRGRRSTSKTSAVGQAEASIGGRTRRSKSTPGSTPESSQSLEVPGSSESSQGRGRYSKRKSSQALVPSLESSESESSQAKEISVMPKKRGRKPKVSLPSPLAADCKIDGIDNDVAKDVVDDSQEEDTQITEVTAETVLDESQKSPNVPDSESFQDEAEPEEQPNRESPMEEEADAVVASEPVVPEKTEIDDKEGSEVSPGKKEQRDSPTKTDETSSQENDTEDVEVPEPVGSSNEQIEETVPPAVETLVSLDETTEEPQVSESPEEPQVSESPEEPQVSESPEDQAEDVSETGDSDKENENADSDQEHPVVPVEAAPQDENQVEILNVTDEPSKEEEPSEQPTELSSEEDAAPPPENDEDDNQMMDEEETQADDAENDVFVNLNAAPTDLCDAPADCSGKDDFQDSPVRHKELEAVMGLDVGQSPSGGKTRGTWSPSASPSTSILKKGQKRPLEDETPSPLVKSRRVSFANPIQRQEMADDIDRRSPAIRTSSPRRSKVSGIPLPKYVTTPTKGLLILSPRNLRSPGSKSSKKCLISEMNQEPRPVPRDCIYPALVGCSAPVEAVLPQISSTLWSRGFGQLVRARNIKTVGDLSALTPHEIKTLPIRSPKISNVKKALKFYEQQRKGRGGDELKSLDELELMTSQLEETSAPQNQEDEDKTSGETLAMELVDEPVPADERSLQDVSEDQTPDTPTGGEDEGPLHDDGLLSDVDALTCRMTPLELSRCSPLQLVHMHDQLGGLMSRVVGELQTRLCQTDGKT, encoded by the exons ATGATGGCGACGGCGGGGCCTCCGAGCAGCTCcagcctcctccctctgctggagTCTCTGGAGGACAGCTCTGCTGGACAGTCCGAGCACACAGACGCCTACCTCACCATCGCCAA TCGCCTCAGCGGAGAAGAAGCTCGCCAGTTTCTTCCTGCAGTTGAAAAGCACTTTTCTCGTCTGGGTAAAACCATCTTG AACCACATCACCAGCCCGAACGCGGAGCTGAGCCAAGCCGCCCTGCAGGCGTTGGGGTTTTGCGTGTACCATTCTCAAGTAGTCTCCGGCGTGCCTG AAGACTTTGCAGCAGAAATACTGTCAGCACTTTGCTCCCTGGTGGTGAAGTCGACGGACAAGAACACGTGCACCAGAGCATTATGGGTCCTCTCCAAACAGAGCTTTCCTCCAGATGTGGTTTCCAAAAAA GTGCCGTCTATACTGGGAACGCTGGAGAGTGTGTGGAGCAGAGACGACATCCAGTCTGTGGTAATGGAGCATGAAGCCTTGAACGTTATCATCAG GTTGCTGGAGCAGGTTCCAGCTCCGATGGGCGATGGAGCAGTGCGGTGGGCGAAGCTGGTCATTCCTCTGGTCGTCCACTCCGCCTCCAAGGTGCGTCTACGGGCCGCGGCCGCCATGGAGATGGGGATGCccctgctgctggagaaacaGACGGAGGTGGCCGCTATCATCGAACCAATGATGTCAACG AAACTGATCCCAGAGCTGCAGAAGCTTTTCATGTCTAAGAATGAAACGAACGTCCTGAAGCTCTGGCCTTTGTTTGTGAAGCTGCTCGGGAAG ATGCTGCACAGAGGAGGTCCCTTCATCAACTCTCTGCTGCATCTGGAGGAGCTTGGATTCCGCAGCTCCTCCCCCACCATCAAGAAGATCGCCTTCATCGCCTGGAAAAGCCTCATAGACAACTTCTCCCTCAATCCAG ACATCCTGTGCAGTGCCAAACGTATCAAGCTCCTGATGCAGCCGCTCGCGTCCATCCACGTCAGGACAGAAGCTCTGCTGCTCACCAAGGTGGAGGTGTGGTGGTACCTGGTGGTGCAGCTGGGACCCAACCTGGCCCCGAACTTTGATCAG GTTTCTGTGCCTTTGCTCCAGTGCACCATCGGATGTGACGGCTCCTCCGTCCCAGCCACTCCCTCTAGATCCGTCACTCAAAATGGTGCCGCTACACCTGGAACACCCAAAACCA CAGCTACCCCGGGCTTCAACAGTCCAGCCAACACGCCTCGAATGAGCCTGAACTCCACCGTCCAggtcccctcctccttcccctccatcCAGCTGCTCGGCCTGGAGATGCTGCTCCACTATTTTCTGGGACCGGAGACTGTTGCCACGGCGGCGAAAAGAAAACTCACCCTGAGTCTCG agccCCTGAACCACGCACTCGTCTccggctcctcctccttcaccaaACACGCTGCTGTTCTCATCTCAACCCTCAGAGATGGATTCATAAGCGTCGGCAAAGACGCTCCAG ATGCTCTTTTGAACGTTTTATGGACGAATCTTGTGCGTTTTGTCAACATGACCATAGAGTCCG GAGGCAGTAAGAAGGACCGTCAGGGCTCTGAAGTTCTCACCCTGATGCTTCAGGCTCTGCAGAGCATCGTCACCTCAGAGAATCTGCCTGCGCACAAAGTCCTG GTTCTGCTGGAGGCCACAGTGAAGGGAGTTCCTCAGAGAGTTCTTGGCTCCGCCTCTTACCAAGTCGGCAAGATGGACGTGCTAAAT gGAACACCAGCTCTTTATCTCATCCTGCTCCTCTACAACAGCAGCATGCTCTCAGCCTACATCGAGGACGAGAG ATTCTTTCAGTGCCTTCAGACTCTGGTGGGCTGCGGCCTGTCGGGCCACACCTCCCCCCTGGCGTTTGCCGAGGCGGTGCTCGGGGCCATCGGAGGCAGCGCCAGGTCTCTGCAGAGCAAGGAGCAGCTGTGGAGGATGTGGAGCGTGATGGTCGGTCCGCTCACAGACACCATCACACAG TCTAACGAAGTGAACCAAGGTGACGCTCTGGAGCACAACTTCAGCGCCATGCACTCTGCGCTGCTCTTCCCCGTCACACACCTCCTACGTGGATCCCCACTGCAGCAG GCGTCCCAGAAGTCGATGTTGTCCACGTGGTCCAAACTGTACAAGGTGTTCGCCCGCTGCTCGTCACTGGTGGTCACGGCCGAGGAGAACGTCTGCTGCGAGGAGCTCTGTGCGAAGATGACGGCTTCGATCGACAGAGACGCCCTGACG GTCCCTTCAACTTTAAATGCAGTTTCCAGCCTCCTCCAGGTGATGGTGGAGTGTGTGGACTTCTCTCCCTACTCTCCTCAGTTCCAGCAGAAGCTAAAGT ctcctcacacTCCTGTGAActggatgagaaagaggagcaaGGCTCTGGGGAACTTGTCCACGTTTCAGTCCCTGCTGGTCCAGTGTCTGGAGGTTTATCTCCAGGCCCCCGACGCGTCGTCTGAGGCCACAGGAGTCTCGCTGGTCTCCATCATGTCGGCTCTCTTCACCAATCTCGTCCTCGCCAACGTCGTCCAGGAGGCGCTCGCTTCTCTGGTTCAACCTCTCTCACTCCTCTACAAACACGCAGCCAGCGAGCCGCCCGAGTTCACATCGCTGCTCCTGACAAAG ctggagaagCTCCTTGGTGACGTCCTGGGCTGCGTTCAGAGCCGCTCTTCTTTGGCCTTCAACGACGAGCTgctggctctgctctctcctctgctgtgtgtgttgtttccacTCAAGAACAAGCAGCTTCGCACGTCGGTCACCCAGTTCTGGAACGCCACCTTCGCCAACTCGGTCAGCCTCACTTACCCCGAAGAGATCAG ACCGATCCTGAGCCAAGTGAAGCAGAAGATCCCGATCATTCTTCCCGGCTTTGAGGTCGTCACCGTCTCCGGAGACCTCAGTGGCCAATATTCC AGTGAGAGTTCCCAGTTGGAGACCAAGCTCAGCGGGATTCCCGTTTCGTCGGTGGGAAAGAGGGACTCGCTGCTGGGGAAGGACAAGAGCTCCACCAAGACGTCCAAGCCAGTTTCT ACAAAGCTGGATTTTGGCTCGCCCAAGCCCCCCCGCAGAGAGGTCTTGGAGGAAGAGGCCTCCATTGACTTTGTCTTCATTCCTCCTGAGACGAAGGAGAGAGTTCTGACCGAGCAccagaaggaggtgaagaggactAAAAG GGCTGATATCCCGGCCATGTACAACAACCTCGACGCTTCTCTGGATACAACAGTTTTCACTCAGTACACTCAGAGCCAAGAGGACTCCTC GGAGAAACTGCAAACGGAACAAACTGACAAGGTCACCAAAGAGGCCCCTGACAAG gtTCCACAGGAAGATGATGCTGAAATTCCAGCAAGAGAGAGTGGAGACTGTTCCAGCccgaaagaaacagaaaaagagacgGAGAAGCATGAAGAAATGATCCCTGAGCCAGCAGATGTTTCCATGGAGGAAGATGCCAAGAGTGATACAGCAGAAGACATGGACATGCAGTCTAAAGAAGGCTCAAGTCCTAACATCTCTAGCTCCTCAGATCTGGTCTCGGGGACTCCTCAGAAACCCAACAGTCGCCGTCAGTCCTTTATCACTCTGGAGAAGTATGCTGAGGGAAAACCTGCCAGCCCCAGCAGCACATTCACAGGTCGCCTCGGAAAGTCCTCCAGTAGCCAAGAACGCTCCAAAACCAGCAAGGCATCTCCTTCTCAGGCCTCCCAGAGTCCAGACTCTCTGGATTCCCAAACCCCTGGGAAAATGGACTCGCAGAATCCTGTTAACGATGCCACAGAGTCCCCTCGACGACCTAAAGACTCTGGGATTAAGAGTGAGCCTGTCCGGCTGACTGAGAGACTGCCCAGTGACACGACAGAGGACGAAGACGTTATCCCAGACACCCAAACTGACGCAGAGGATATGCAGCCGTCGAGTCAGGAAGAGGAATTGAACGATTCTCAGGCCTCTATGTCGCAGGCTTCTCAAGGTGAAACCAGACGCTCTGGGCGCCGCAAAGTCAAACCTGTGCTGTCCGGAGAGGACCCCGAAGCCCAGGGAGAAAAGTCCTTGACTAAAAGGAGACGTTCTGGGGAGAAGCCCAACAATGATTCTCCAGACTCGACACAAAGCAGAGTAACCAGGAGAAGTCAGCAGCTTTCTGAGGAAGCCAGTAGCAAAGAGAGATTACGAACGAGGGCTCAGAGGGACAAGAGCGAGACGAGCCAAACCGACTCTCAGGGTAGAGCCCAGAAGAAGATCAAGCTGCAGAGCAACTCAGATGAGTCCCTCGATAATCCTGAACCCAGGAGAGGAAGACCAAGAAGCACCAGAGAGCAGGAGTCCAGCCAAACTGTTCTGCAGTCCGACAGTGAAAGCCAGACACAGAAAAAGCGCGGCCGCCCTAAAAAAGTATCATCAGAGATTAACAAGGAGGTGGCTGTGAAGACAAAGATGAGGGATTCACATGAGAAAGAACAGTCGAGCCAAACTGACACACAGGTTGTAGAACAGAAGGaaaaggatgatgatgaagtaaTGAACGACTCTCAGCTGACCACTCCTTCTCCTCACACTGGTGCTAGATCCCAGGACTCTGAGGTTGGAGAACAAACTGAACAGGCAGACCATGAACTAATGAACGACTCTCAGATAATCAGCTCTTCCCCTCAAACTGGTACCAGATCCCAGGACTCTGAGGTTGTAGAACAGAAGGAGGATCACGAACTAAAGAGCGACTCTCAGATGATTACTCCTTCTCCTCAAACTGATACCAGGTCCCAAGAGTTTGAACTTGTagaacaaaccaaacaagatgATCATGAACTAAAGAGCGACTCCCAGATGATCAGCTCTTCCCCTCAAACTGGTACCAGATCCCAAGAGTTTGAACTTGTAgaacaaactgaaaaagatGCCGTTAAGCCAAAAGATTCTCAAATCCTAACCTCTTCTCAACCTGATGGCCAATCCCTGGAATCTGAGCTTGTAGAAGAGACCAAAAAGGAAGAGTGTTCGATATCCGTCTCAACCAACGAGGCCCAAGACGGAACCGACACGACAAACGAGTTGGAGAACGAATCGGAGGTCAAAGGCAAACCCAAGACCAGCGATGGCGTCGATGATGACCTTAGTCAAGAGGACTCTGAAGTGATCACACCTGTATCTTCTGAAAGCCAGTCTCGGCGTAGATCCGGAAGAAGCAAGGCTCCAGCAGAGTCCGAAGACAAAAGCGACAGTCAGCCTTCatcaggaagagggagaaggtcTACCTCAAAGACATCAGCTGTCGGTCAGGCAGAGGCCAGCATTGGTGGTAGAACCAGAAGAAGCAAATCAACTCCTGGCTCCACCCCGGAGAGTTCTCAGTCGTTAGAAGTTCCTGGATCATCGGAGTCCTCCCAAGGCAGGGGCAGGTACTCCAAACGGAAGTCTTCCCAGGCGTTGGTTCCCAGTTTGGAGTCTTCAGAGTCTGAAAGCTCACAGGCCAAAGAAATTTCTGTTATGCccaaaaagagagggaggaaaccGAAAGTTTCACTTCCCAGTCCTCTCGCCGCTGATTGTAAAATAGATGGAATTGATAACGATGTAGCGAAGGATGTTGTTGATGATTCTCAAGAAGAAGATACGCAGATCACAGAAGTCACAGCTGAAACCGTTTTAGATGAATCACAGAAAAGCCCAAATGTTCCAGATTCTGAATCATTCCAGGATGAAGCTGAACCGGAGGAGCAACCTAACCGAGAATCACCGATGGAGGAAGAGGCTGATGCTGTCGTGGCCTCAGAACCTGTCGTTCCAGAGAAAACTGAGATCGACGACAAAGAGGGAAGTGAAGTGTCCCCCGGCAAGAAAGAGCAAAGAGACTCTCCAACAAAAACTGATGAAACTTCTTCTCAAGAGAATGACACTGAGGATGTAGAAGTGCCTGAACCAGTTGGGAGCAGTAATGAGCAGATAGAGGAAACTGTGCCTCCTGCTGTGGAAACACTGGTGTCTCTGGATGAGACGACGGAGGAACCTCAGGTCTCAGAGTCTCCGGAGGAACCTCAGGTCTCAGAGTCTCCGGAGGAACCTCAGGTCTCAGAGTCTCCGGAGGACCAAGCTGAAGACGTTTCTGAAACTGGGGACAgtgataaagaaaatgaaaacgcTGATTCAGACCAAGAACATCCAGTTGTCCCAGTGGAAGCTGCACCTCAGGATGAAAACCAGGTTGAGATTCTGAATGTCACAGATGAGCCTTcgaaggaggaggagccatCGGAGCAGCCCACAGAGCTCAGCTCGGAGGAAGACGCCGCACCTCCACCGGAGAATGATGAAGACGACAACCAGATGATGGATGAAGAGGAAACTCAGGCGGACGACGCTGAGAACGATGTCTTCGTTAATTTGAATGCGGCTCCGACTGATCTGTGCGACGCTCCAGCGGATTGTTCTGGTAAAGATGATTTTCAGGATTCTCCCGTGAGGcacaaggagctggaggctgtcATGGGCTTAGATGTTGGCCAGAGCCCCAGCGGTGGCAAGACCAGAGGAACCTGGTCTCCCTCGGCCTCCCCCTCCACCAGCATCCTGAAGAAGGGCCAGAAAAGACCACTGGAGGATGAGACCCCCTCGCCTCTCGTCAAA TCCAGACGTGTGTCTTTTGCCAATCCGATCCAGAGGCAGGAAATGGCCGACGACATTGATCGTCGCAGCCCCGCCATCAGAACCAGTTCTCCCAGAAGATCCAAAGTCAGCGGCATCCCTCTGCCCAAG TATGTCACGACTCCGACAAAGGGCTTGTTGATCCTGAGCCCCAGGAATCTGCGCAGTCCAGGTTCCAAGAGCTCCAAGAAATGCCTG ATTTCTGAAATGAACCAAGAGCCCCGTCCTGTCCCCAGAGACTGTATCTATCCGGCGCTGGTCGGCTGCTCTGCACCTGTGGAAGCTGTGCTGCCTCAGATCTCCTCCACCTTGTG GTCTCGGGGCTTCGGGCAGCTCGTTCGAGCCAGAAACATCAAAACGGTCGGCGACCTCAGCGCTTTAACGCCCCACGAGATCAAGACTCTGCCCATTCGCTCGCCGAAGATCTCCAACGTCAAGAAGGCACTTAAGTTTTACGAACAGCAG CGTAAAGGTCGAGGTGGCGACGAGTTGAAGAGTCTAGATGAACTGGAGTTGATGACGTCTCAACTGGAGGAGACCAGTGCTCCTCAAAACCAGGAGGACGAGGACAAGACCTCAGGCGAGACTCTCG CAATGGAGCTGGTGGACGAACCCGTTCCTGCAGATGAGAGGTCGCTCCAGGACGTCTCCGAGGATCAAACCCCCGACACGCcgacaggaggagaagacgaaGGACCGCTTCACGATGACGGGCTCCTGTCGGACGTGGACGCCCTCACCTGCAGGATGACGCCACTTGAACTCAGTCGCTGCTCGCCGCTGCAGCTCGTCCACATGCACGATCAGCTGGGCGGCCTGATGAGCCGCGTGGTCGGCGAGCTGCAGACGCGCCTCTGCCAGACTGACGGCAAAACATGA